Proteins from a single region of Pseudomonas sp. 10S4:
- a CDS encoding SulP family inorganic anion transporter, producing the protein MRAAQLKAVLPRELLASVVVFLVALPLCMGIAIASGLPPAKGLITGIIGGLVVGWIAGSPLQVSGPAAGLAVLVFELVRQHGIAMLGPILLLAGFLQLVAGRLKLGCWFRVTAPAVVYGMLAGIGVLIVLSQVHVMLDAVPKPSGLDNLAAFPAAVAQALPSLGWQAGLLGLSTIAVMWLWEKFRPHSLRFIPGALLGVGLATVASLMLALQVKRVEVPANLAEAIDWLKPADLLNLADPTLLIAAFAVAFIASAETLLSAAAVDRMHSGQRSDFDRELSAQGVGNMLCGLLGALPMTGVIVRSSANVQAGATTRMSAIFHGLWLLAFVLLLSSVLQSIPVASLAGVLVSTGFKLVDLKAFRGLGRYGRMPMFTYAATALAIIFTDLLTGVLIGFGLTLAKLAWKASRLKISLIDLPKDGEMELRLIGAATFLKVPALTQVLGTIPAGTTVHVPLNNLSYIDHSCLELLEEWGRANAAKGSKLLIEARGLKRRLEGRLRTTSGVGSTG; encoded by the coding sequence ATGCGTGCTGCGCAACTAAAAGCTGTTTTGCCACGGGAGCTGCTGGCTTCGGTGGTGGTGTTTCTGGTGGCCCTGCCCTTGTGCATGGGCATCGCCATCGCCTCGGGTTTGCCGCCGGCCAAAGGCCTGATCACCGGGATCATCGGTGGCTTGGTGGTGGGCTGGATTGCCGGCTCACCGTTGCAAGTCAGCGGCCCGGCGGCGGGCCTGGCCGTGTTGGTATTCGAGCTGGTGCGCCAACACGGTATCGCCATGCTCGGGCCGATTTTGCTGCTGGCCGGTTTTCTGCAACTGGTGGCCGGTCGTTTGAAACTGGGCTGCTGGTTTCGGGTGACGGCGCCAGCGGTGGTCTACGGCATGCTCGCCGGGATTGGCGTGTTGATCGTGCTGTCACAAGTGCATGTGATGCTCGACGCCGTGCCCAAACCGTCAGGGCTGGATAACCTCGCAGCGTTCCCTGCCGCCGTGGCTCAGGCCTTGCCATCCTTGGGCTGGCAGGCCGGTTTGCTTGGACTGTCGACGATTGCGGTGATGTGGCTGTGGGAAAAATTCCGCCCGCACTCGCTACGATTCATTCCCGGTGCCTTGCTTGGTGTCGGTCTGGCGACGGTTGCCAGCCTGATGCTCGCCTTGCAGGTCAAACGCGTGGAGGTCCCGGCCAACCTGGCTGAAGCCATCGACTGGCTCAAACCCGCGGACTTGCTCAACCTGGCTGACCCGACGCTGCTGATCGCCGCGTTTGCCGTGGCCTTCATCGCCAGCGCCGAAACCCTGCTCTCGGCCGCCGCCGTCGACCGCATGCACAGCGGCCAGCGTTCGGACTTCGACCGGGAGTTGTCGGCGCAAGGCGTGGGCAACATGCTCTGCGGTTTGCTCGGTGCATTGCCAATGACCGGGGTAATCGTGCGCAGCTCGGCTAACGTCCAGGCCGGCGCGACCACACGAATGTCGGCGATCTTCCATGGTCTGTGGTTGCTGGCGTTCGTGCTGTTGCTGTCCAGCGTGCTGCAAAGCATTCCGGTGGCGAGCCTGGCCGGTGTTTTGGTCTCCACCGGTTTCAAACTGGTGGACCTCAAGGCCTTTCGCGGCTTGGGGCGTTATGGCCGGATGCCGATGTTCACCTATGCGGCGACTGCCCTGGCGATCATCTTCACCGACCTGCTGACTGGCGTGCTGATCGGCTTCGGCCTGACCCTGGCGAAACTGGCCTGGAAGGCTTCACGGCTGAAGATCAGCCTGATCGACCTGCCCAAGGACGGCGAAATGGAGTTGCGGCTGATCGGCGCGGCGACCTTTCTCAAGGTACCGGCGTTGACCCAGGTGCTGGGCACCATTCCGGCCGGCACGACGGTGCATGTGCCGCTCAATAACCTGAGCTACATCGACCATTCGTGTCTGGAACTGCTTGAGGAGTGGGGCCGGGCGAATGCGGCCAAGGGTTCGAAGTTGCTGATTGAGGCGCGGGGGTTGAAGCGCAGGTTGGAAGGACGGTTGCGGACCACATCCGGAGTGGGTTCGACAGGGTAA
- a CDS encoding PA0069 family radical SAM protein, translating to MSTPLPPRGRGTATNPHNRFAPNRSVAEDDGWYQEAPVTQGTEVRIETAKTIITRNTSPDLPFDRSINPYRGCEHGCIYCYARPSHAYWDMSPGLDFETKLIAKTNAADVLEEQLSKRGYQCAPINLGSNTDPYQPIEREHKITRQTLEVLLRYRHPVTIITKGSLILRDLDLLVELARQNLVAVMISLTTLDDELKRILEPRAAAPKARLRAIRVMREAGIPVGVLCSPMIPMINDSELESLLTEAHAAGAQSAAYMMLRLPLEVAPLFEEWLAAHYPQRAAHVLSLIRQSRGGELYDSRFGARMRGEGPFADLLAQRFAKTIKRLGLNRREGFNLDCDAFCPPGRQMSLI from the coding sequence ATGTCCACTCCTCTTCCGCCACGCGGTCGCGGCACCGCGACCAACCCGCACAACCGCTTCGCACCGAACCGTTCGGTGGCCGAGGACGATGGCTGGTACCAGGAAGCGCCGGTCACCCAAGGCACCGAAGTGCGCATCGAGACGGCGAAAACCATCATCACCCGCAACACCTCGCCGGACTTGCCCTTCGACCGCTCGATCAATCCTTATCGCGGCTGCGAGCACGGTTGCATCTATTGCTACGCGCGGCCCAGTCACGCCTATTGGGACATGTCGCCGGGGCTGGATTTCGAAACCAAACTGATCGCCAAGACCAACGCTGCAGACGTGCTGGAGGAGCAACTCTCCAAGCGCGGCTATCAATGCGCGCCGATCAACCTGGGTTCCAACACCGATCCGTATCAGCCCATCGAACGCGAACACAAAATCACCCGCCAAACCCTGGAAGTGCTGCTGCGTTACCGTCATCCGGTGACCATCATCACTAAAGGTTCGCTGATTCTTCGTGATCTGGATCTGCTGGTTGAACTCGCCCGGCAAAACCTGGTGGCCGTGATGATCAGCCTCACCACACTCGACGACGAACTCAAACGCATCCTCGAACCCCGGGCCGCTGCGCCCAAGGCCCGATTACGAGCCATTCGGGTGATGCGCGAAGCCGGGATTCCGGTGGGGGTTTTGTGCTCGCCGATGATTCCAATGATCAATGACAGCGAACTCGAAAGCCTGCTCACCGAGGCCCACGCGGCCGGTGCCCAGAGCGCGGCCTACATGATGTTGCGCTTGCCCCTGGAAGTGGCGCCGTTGTTCGAAGAATGGCTGGCCGCCCACTACCCGCAGCGCGCGGCTCATGTGTTGAGCCTGATTCGGCAGAGTCGTGGCGGCGAGCTCTACGACAGCCGGTTTGGTGCGCGGATGCGCGGTGAAGGGCCATTCGCCGACCTGTTGGCGCAACGCTTTGCCAAAACCATCAAACGCTTGGGGCTCAATCGTCGTGAAGGGTTTAATCTGGACTGCGACGCCTTCTGTCCACCGGGTCGCCAAATGTCATTGATTTGA
- a CDS encoding c-type cytochrome, with amino-acid sequence MKALVIATFALLGSASINAAEVDQNLIKQGEYLARAGDCIACHTAKDGKPFAGGLPMETPIGTIYSTNITPDKTGLGDYSFEDFDKAVRHGVAKNGSTLYPAMPYPSYASVTEPDMQALYAYFIHGVAPVAQENKASDIPWPLSMRWPLMGWRWMFAPAVADYKAAPGADAVVSRGAYLVEGLGHCGACHTPRALTMQEKSLNAGDGSTFLSGSAPLEGWIAKSLRGDHKDGLGSWSEAQLVQFLKTGRSDRSAVFGGMSDVVTHSMQYMTDADLTAIARYLKSLPANDPNDQPHKYDKQVAQALWKGDDSKPGASVYIDNCAACHRTDGHGYTRVFPALAGNPVLQSQDPTSLINVVLKGGTLPATHTAPSTFTMPAFAWRLSDQEVADVVSFIRSSWGNKGEPVKASTVADLRKDDMKTTSGDDLGQVTQKN; translated from the coding sequence ATGAAAGCACTCGTTATCGCGACCTTCGCCCTGCTCGGCAGTGCCTCGATCAACGCCGCAGAAGTTGATCAAAACCTGATCAAACAAGGCGAATACCTTGCCCGGGCCGGTGACTGTATCGCCTGCCACACCGCGAAGGACGGCAAGCCGTTCGCCGGCGGTCTGCCGATGGAAACGCCAATCGGGACGATCTACTCGACCAACATCACTCCGGATAAAACCGGCCTCGGCGACTACAGCTTCGAAGATTTCGACAAAGCCGTACGCCACGGTGTCGCCAAAAACGGCAGCACCTTGTACCCGGCGATGCCGTATCCGTCCTACGCCAGCGTCACCGAACCCGACATGCAGGCCTTGTACGCCTACTTCATACACGGCGTGGCGCCGGTCGCCCAGGAGAACAAGGCCAGCGACATTCCCTGGCCTTTGAGCATGCGTTGGCCGCTGATGGGCTGGCGCTGGATGTTTGCCCCGGCCGTGGCGGATTACAAAGCCGCACCGGGCGCTGATGCGGTAGTCAGCCGTGGGGCTTATCTGGTGGAAGGCCTGGGACATTGCGGCGCATGCCATACGCCAAGAGCCCTGACCATGCAGGAAAAATCCCTGAATGCCGGCGATGGCAGCACCTTTCTGTCAGGCAGCGCGCCGCTGGAAGGCTGGATCGCGAAAAGCCTGCGCGGCGACCACAAGGACGGCCTCGGCAGCTGGAGCGAGGCGCAACTGGTGCAATTCCTCAAGACCGGGCGCAGCGACCGCAGTGCGGTATTCGGTGGCATGAGCGATGTGGTGACCCACAGCATGCAATACATGACCGACGCCGACCTGACCGCAATTGCCCGTTACCTCAAGTCCCTGCCGGCCAATGACCCCAACGACCAGCCACATAAGTACGACAAACAAGTCGCCCAAGCGCTGTGGAAGGGTGATGACAGCAAGCCTGGCGCCTCGGTGTACATCGACAACTGTGCGGCCTGTCACCGTACCGACGGGCATGGTTACACGCGAGTGTTCCCGGCGCTGGCGGGCAATCCGGTGTTGCAGTCGCAAGACCCGACGTCGCTGATTAACGTTGTGCTCAAGGGCGGCACCTTGCCGGCGACTCACACGGCACCGTCGACCTTCACCATGCCAGCGTTTGCCTGGCGGTTGTCGGATCAGGAAGTGGCGGATGTGGTCAGTTTCATTCGCAGCAGTTGGGGTAACAAGGGCGAGCCCGTCAAGGCAAGCACCGTGGCCGATCTGCGCAAGGACGATATGAAAACCACCTCGGGCGACGATCTGGGGCAGGTCACCCAGAAGAACTGA
- a CDS encoding GMC family oxidoreductase produces MATVMKKVDAVIVGFGWTGAIMAKELTEAGLNVLALERGPMQDTYPDGNYPQVIDELTYSVRKKLFQDISKETVTIRHSVNDIALPNRQLGAFLPGNGVGGAGLHWSGVHFRVDPIELRMRSHYEERYGKHFIPKDMTIQDFGVSYEELEPFFDYAEKVFGTSGQAWTVNGQRVGEGKGGNPYAPDRSNPFPLESQKNTVSAQLFQKAATAVGYKPYNLPSANTSGPYTNPYGAQMGPCNFCGFCSGYVCYMYSKASPNVNILPALKPLPNFELRPNSHVLRVNLDSTKTKATGVTYIDGQGREIEQPADLVILGAFQFHNVRLMLLSGIGKPYDPISGEGVVGKNFAYQNMATIKAFFDKDTHTNNFIGAGGNGVAIDDFNADNFDHGPHGFVGGSPMWVNQAGSRPISGTSNPPGTPAWGSAWKRATADYYTHQVSMDSHGAHQSYRGNYLDLDPVYRDAYGLPLLRMTFDWQENDIKMNRFMVEKMGKIAEAMGPKAIAVIGKQVGDHFNTAAYQTTHLNGGAIMGTNPKTSALNRYLQSWDVHNVFVPGASAFPQGLGYNPTGLVAALTYWSARAIREQYLKNPGPLVQA; encoded by the coding sequence ATGGCAACAGTTATGAAGAAGGTCGACGCAGTCATCGTCGGTTTTGGCTGGACCGGCGCGATCATGGCCAAAGAACTGACAGAAGCAGGCCTGAACGTGTTGGCGCTGGAGCGCGGACCGATGCAGGACACCTACCCCGACGGCAACTATCCCCAGGTGATCGACGAACTTACCTACAGCGTTCGCAAGAAACTCTTCCAGGACATCTCCAAAGAGACCGTGACCATTCGCCATAGCGTGAATGACATCGCACTGCCGAACCGCCAACTCGGCGCTTTCCTGCCCGGTAACGGTGTGGGCGGCGCGGGGCTGCATTGGTCGGGCGTGCACTTTCGGGTCGACCCGATCGAGTTGCGGATGCGCAGTCACTACGAAGAACGCTACGGCAAACACTTCATTCCCAAGGACATGACCATCCAGGACTTCGGCGTCAGCTATGAAGAGCTGGAGCCGTTCTTCGATTACGCCGAAAAGGTGTTCGGTACGTCGGGTCAAGCCTGGACGGTGAACGGTCAACGGGTCGGCGAAGGCAAGGGCGGCAACCCTTACGCACCGGATCGCTCGAACCCGTTCCCGCTGGAATCCCAGAAAAATACGGTCTCCGCACAGCTGTTCCAGAAAGCGGCCACAGCCGTGGGTTACAAACCCTACAACCTGCCGTCGGCCAATACCTCAGGCCCGTACACCAACCCCTACGGCGCCCAAATGGGCCCGTGTAACTTCTGCGGTTTTTGCAGCGGTTACGTTTGCTACATGTACTCCAAGGCATCGCCCAACGTGAACATTCTGCCGGCGCTCAAGCCGCTGCCGAATTTCGAACTGCGGCCCAATTCCCACGTGTTGCGGGTCAACCTCGACAGCACCAAGACCAAAGCCACCGGCGTGACCTACATCGATGGCCAGGGCCGGGAGATCGAGCAGCCGGCCGATCTGGTGATCCTCGGCGCGTTCCAGTTCCACAACGTGCGGTTGATGTTGCTCTCCGGCATCGGCAAGCCTTACGACCCGATCAGCGGTGAAGGCGTGGTCGGCAAGAACTTCGCCTACCAGAACATGGCCACGATCAAGGCGTTCTTCGACAAGGACACCCACACCAACAACTTCATCGGGGCTGGCGGCAACGGCGTGGCGATCGATGACTTCAACGCCGACAACTTCGACCACGGGCCGCATGGCTTCGTCGGCGGCTCGCCGATGTGGGTCAACCAGGCCGGCAGCCGCCCAATCTCCGGGACCTCGAACCCGCCGGGCACGCCGGCCTGGGGCAGTGCGTGGAAACGCGCCACCGCCGATTACTACACCCACCAGGTGTCGATGGACTCACACGGCGCGCATCAGTCCTACCGCGGCAACTACCTGGATCTCGACCCGGTATACCGCGATGCCTACGGCTTGCCGCTGCTGCGGATGACCTTCGACTGGCAGGAAAACGACATCAAGATGAACCGCTTCATGGTCGAAAAAATGGGCAAGATCGCCGAAGCGATGGGCCCCAAAGCTATCGCCGTGATCGGCAAGCAGGTCGGTGATCACTTCAACACCGCGGCCTACCAGACCACCCACCTCAACGGTGGCGCGATCATGGGCACGAACCCGAAAACCAGCGCCCTGAACCGTTACTTGCAGAGCTGGGACGTGCACAACGTGTTCGTCCCTGGGGCGTCGGCTTTCCCACAAGGCTTGGGTTACAACCCTACAGGCCTGGTGGCTGCGTTGACCTACTGGTCGGCGCGGGCGATCCGCGAGCAGTACCTGAAAAACCCCGGCCCGCTGGTTCAGGCTTAA